In Vibrio crassostreae, one DNA window encodes the following:
- a CDS encoding response regulator transcription factor, giving the protein MLERSRILVVEDNIELQGIIADFLEVKEAVADYASDGEQGLNLAMQNDFDAIILDVMLPKLDGMQVASKLRQNGITTPILMLTALNGQEDLLSSFNSGADDFVTKPFKFPELEARLSALIKRNKGLVAQKILSYGKVTIDEKTHTASRDKQPLTLTPILFQILRELVKAQGGVVSRESLIYMLWGEDIPDKDVLRSHIYLLRNVLDKPFDFPMLKTIPKHGFQLILSDSESQ; this is encoded by the coding sequence ATGCTTGAGCGCAGTCGTATTTTGGTTGTTGAAGACAATATCGAACTTCAAGGCATTATTGCCGACTTCTTAGAGGTTAAAGAGGCCGTTGCAGATTATGCTTCCGATGGCGAACAAGGCCTCAATCTAGCAATGCAAAACGACTTCGATGCGATAATCCTAGATGTCATGCTACCCAAGCTTGACGGAATGCAGGTGGCTTCGAAATTACGTCAAAATGGCATAACGACACCGATTTTGATGCTAACTGCATTGAATGGCCAAGAGGACCTATTGAGTAGCTTTAATTCTGGAGCCGATGACTTTGTCACTAAGCCGTTTAAATTTCCAGAATTAGAGGCTCGTCTATCAGCACTTATCAAACGCAATAAAGGCTTGGTTGCTCAAAAGATCTTGAGCTATGGCAAGGTAACGATTGATGAGAAAACCCACACAGCCTCAAGAGATAAGCAACCCCTAACCCTGACACCTATCTTGTTTCAGATCCTGAGAGAATTGGTGAAAGCTCAAGGTGGCGTCGTGTCTCGTGAAAGCTTGATATACATGCTGTGGGGCGAGGACATTCCAGATAAAGACGTACTCCGCAGCCATATCTACCTGCTACGAAACGTGCTCGATAAACCGTTCGACTTTCCAATGCTGAAAACAATTCCAAAACACGGTTTTCAATTAATCTTGTCTGATAGTGAGTCTCAATAA